The genomic DNA CGGTGGCGACGCGCGCGATCTGTTGTTCTATGGCTTCGAGTGACACGTTGGCGGCTCTTTTGGACTGTTGACACCAGACATTAGGGCAGTGCGCGGCGAAGGCCAGCAAATCTTTGGCTTTCCCTTGCCCTTGGTCGCGATATGTTGCACGAGGAAGCTAGATGAGAAACGACCGATGAAGGACCCCGCACATGGCTGACGGTAGCATTGACATGAACGCAAAGCCCACCGAAGAGATTTCGGTGCGCGAGGTTTTCGGCATCGACACCGATATGCTGGTAAAGGGATTCGCCGAGCGGTCAGACCGGGTGCCCGATCTGGACAGCACCTATAAATTCGATCCCGACACGACGCTGGCGATCCTCGCCGGATTTTCCCATAACCGCCGCGTGATGATCCAAGGCTATCACGGTACGGGCAAGTCGACCCATATCGAGCAAGTGGCAAGCCGTCTGAACTGGCCTTGTGTGCGCGTTAACCTCGACAGCCACATCAGCCGGATCGACCTGATCGGCAAGGACGCGATCAAGCTGCGCGACGGCGTACAGGTCACCGAGTTCCACGAGGGCATCCTGCCTTGGGCGCTGCGCAACCCGACCGCGATCGTGTTCGATGAATATGACGCGGGCCGTGCCGATGTGATGTTCGTGATCCAGCGCGTGCTCGAGGCCGATGGCAAGCTGACGCTGTTGGATCAGAACGAGGTGATCACACCGAACCCGTTCTTCCGCCTGTTTGCGACGGCCAACACGGTTGGTCTGGGCGACACGACGGGCCTCTATCACGGCACCCAGCAGATCAACCA from Roseovarius pelagicus includes the following:
- the cobS gene encoding cobaltochelatase subunit CobS, whose translation is MADGSIDMNAKPTEEISVREVFGIDTDMLVKGFAERSDRVPDLDSTYKFDPDTTLAILAGFSHNRRVMIQGYHGTGKSTHIEQVASRLNWPCVRVNLDSHISRIDLIGKDAIKLRDGVQVTEFHEGILPWALRNPTAIVFDEYDAGRADVMFVIQRVLEADGKLTLLDQNEVITPNPFFRLFATANTVGLGDTTGLYHGTQQINQGQMDRWSLVATLNYLSHDAETNIVISKNPVFNTEKGRKTISQMVTVADLSRTAFMNGELSTVMSPRTVIAWAQNTTIFRDVGYAFRLTFLNKCDELERQTVAEFYQRCFDEELPESAASVSMR